gctTGTTGTATTTccatttcttcttctccataCAATTTGCAGGACAGCTAGTTGAAATAAACAGTATATTATtcacttttttcttctctttttttgccTGTGTAGTTTAACttcttaacaacaacaacatttaAAGTAAGATCACAtgattaaagaatattttgatacattttatatatttttagttttagtttACAAGATTTAAAAGTATTATTTACCTTCTTAAACTATGTAGTAAGAGCCTGACCGGATAAACTTATTTAAGTAACttgtaagttaaaaaaaaattaggtgcAACCCAACTTGTTTTTTTTGacaagccaatccaaacgggttCTAAGTCAAAATcagataaacaaattaaaatggagtAATTTTTACTCTAGGGTCATCTAATAAGTATATTTAATTATTCATAAATAGTGTGATTAGTAACCTTAAATTAAGAAATGTTAGCAGCATGAACATGGAGTATGTATTATGCATGACAGGAAGGTAACCTTTTTCCgtactcttttttattttataatataataatttttgtgaatgaaaaaaacaatttttttttgcttttatctttcTTCTCTTATTTGGATATGAGTACCGTAGCTTATGCAGTGTGTCTTCCACTTCTTGTGCACATGTACAGAACAATCTTGGAGATTGCTTTACAAAAAATAGAGACAgctattaaaaataaagagtttctttttctaAGAAGCAGTACATTGTCTGGCTGTCCGTTTATATTAGTAGTCATAGTATTGCTCTTGTAATTTCTTGTTCTTCGATTTCTGTGACTATTTGATGATTCCTTGAACCTCGATTATCATGTTGTTTCGTTATTTTCCGACTTTTCTTGTACTTCCGTTACTTCTTTTCTTGGACTATTTGCGCTATTTTTTCTTGAGTCGAGTTTTCAATTAGAAACAACCTCTCTCACCGAaccccactttgtgggactAACTGAGTATGTTGTTTGTTTTTCTAAGAAATAAGTTAGAAGTTGTGAGTACAATGATTCTAATTTTATACTCCTACTCTTTTTGATCTTGAAAAAAGCAGgcaattttgtttattttttgttttggtgTCCCCCTTTATGTGCCTATTTTAGAGTTTCTTGTTACCTTTAAAGAATGTTGATGGTGGCTTGCATGAGGACATTCAAAAAGTGGTGTCAATCTACTTTCTGCGTTTGATTGGTAGGTGGTCCAATATTTACTACTCATAGAAAAATGGCCTTAGTGGGGTCAATGATCTCCAATTATTTGATCATCTAAATTATGTTTATATCTTGTAACATTAATTACTCTACCTACTGTTTGACATACAATGAGTGAactttcttttaattaaaaaatggtGAAACAAGGGACATGGGATCTTCACACAAATAGCCAGATAGATTTATTGTTTTCATTTTTTAGCCATATACATAGATTATACATTTATCGGCTATTTTTAGTTTAATCAGTTGGGTGAACGACTATTTAGGTTAATTCTTCTAACATATCATGAATAGCTAAGTAGGTGAAAGTTCTCAGTTTTTAACTTTTATGTTGGTGGAAATTCTTGTCCGCTGACTGAGCGAAAAGCTGGAATCAAAATCGAAATGGATTTATCTTGTGTTAACTCTTACTCTTTCATTGCATTTTTATCAGGATATAACAAGTTATTCAGTTGATCTTTTTGTGTTACTTACTACAGACAGTTACCTGTTGCTATAAGTCAACCTTAATGTCGTGTTGTAACAAAATTTTACACTGTTAGTGCACAGAAGTTAAATTGATGGAAACATGGTCGCAGCTAGAACTTTTCCGTGATTACGTTTCGCAAGTAAACATTTAGCAGTAGCACTTTTAGTTAACACAATGCCATTTTGCTAGCTCTGCTTCTCTTTAGTGCTTCCAGTCAGTCTTGAAGGTTTTATCTATTTGTTTCCGACTCTTGGTCTAACACAAACTCAAGTTTGTTAAGTTCGTCACCATTGGTGGAACTATAGTTAAAgctaaatatattttctattttgacTTATGCTGGAATTGAAGTTATCAACCAAGGTTGAAGTGCAGTTAGTTTTATATACATTGTTCTGGTATTTGCAAAACGATGATGATAATTATACCATCTACTTATATTTAAGGAACTTCAGCTGTACATTACTTAGAAGTTGAAGGAAAAGCTGTCTATCACATGGATCTCTCACTCTTTCTATTCAAAACAGATTTTATTTTACTTCCTATGCACTTAACTACTGGCATGAAAATTTTGGTTTGTTGTTCTTCCTTGTCTATGACaaatattatgttatttattccAGTTACTTGCTATACTCTGGTCACATTCTTAAGTAATAGATGAATTTTGATCTATTGATGTAGGTACGTGCCGTCTGAGCTGGCAACAGATGTTACCATCATTGTTGGTGAAGTAATATTTTATCTTCACAAGGTAACTTGACCATTTATGGAAAGGATAAACTGCTATAATTTCCGATACATTTCACTAAGCAAATAGTACTTGATTCTTATCGTTCTTCAGTGACGTTCATTTGAGTTCAGAAAAGTAAACAAGCAGAACTTGATTGCTTCTTTTTCTCAGTGGTCTTGAAGACTTGAACTAGGGATAATGAACAAAGATTGCATGTGGAACTAAACTATTGtatagaagaaaaacaaatctAGTTTGATGAATTTGCCATATGATCCTGATTCATCTTGTCTTTGTGAACTGACCTTTAGACCAAGTTAATTCTGAAATTTTCCAAATCTTTTCTCGCACATGCCAGAGACTTGTTTGCTGACATAACAATGTATGCCATCTCCAAACCTTTATAAACGAAAATGTAAATGGATAACAGCTTTATCTTTCAGATAATCTTAGTGATGCAACATACTGCTGCAGCTGATCTTATTAGTCTCCAGTTGCTAACTATAACTTTTACTCTCATGTGGGGAACTATATGTACTAATTTCCCATCTGTCTTATCAGTATCTGATTTACAGTTTCTACTGATTTTGGTTTTCCAGTTTCCTCTGTTGTCCATGAGCAACAGTCTGCAAAAACTTGTTTCAAAAGCAAATGAAGAGAATTCTGATGTAATTCAGTTAGTTGATTTTCCTGGTGGACCTAAAGCTTTTGAGATTTGCGCCAAATTTTGCTATGGAATGACAGTGACTCTCAATCCTTACAATGTTGTTGCTGCACGCTGTGCAGCTGAGTACCTTGAGATGACAGAAGAAGTTGACCGAGGAAACCTTATCTTCAAAATCGAGGTATTCCTCAATTCCAGTGTTTTCCGCAGCTGGAAAGATTCAATTATTGTTCTACAAACCACCAAGTCTCTTCTACCGTGGTCTGAAGATCTGAAGGTGGTAGGGAGATGTATAGATTCTATTGCATCAAAAACGTCGATGGATCCTTCGAGTATTGCATGGTCCTACACGTATAACAGAAAAGTGGCAGTCTCAGATAAGATCACAGAAGTTGGGATGAAATTCCCTGGAAAACTCGAATCAGTGCCCAAGGATTGGTGGGTTGAAGATATATGTGAACTTGAGATAGAACTTTACAAGCGAGTTATGGTTGCAGTTAAATCTAAGGGAAGGATGGATGGTAGTGTTATTGGCGAGGCACTAAGAACTTATGCAATGAGATGGCTGCCTGATTCTATTGAGGCTTTGGTGTCTGAAGCTCACAGTAGAAGAAACAAGTCCTTGTTAGAAACTATAATCTGCTTATTGCCTTCTGACAAAGGCGTTACTTGTTCGTGTAGTTTCTTGCTTAAGTTGCTGAAAGTCGCTATTCTTGTGGGAGCAGATGATTCATCAAGGGATGAGCTTGTAAAAAGTATCAGCTTAAAGCTGGATGAGGCTTCCGTCAATGATCTTTTGATTCCAGCAAGGTCTCCCCAAACTAATGTTTATGATGTTGAACTAGTGAAGTGCCTTGTGAATCGATTCATGGCTCGTGAAAGAAGTAGCCGGGATAAGAACATTCCCCCGAAAAGCACCAATGATTTCATCTTGGGGCATGCATCATGGTTGAAAGTTGGTAAATTAATTGATGGCTATCTTGCAGAAATTGCTCGTGATCCAAATGTCAGTCTCTCTATTTTCATTGAACTGTTGCAATCAATTCCAGACTCAGCAAGACCAATCCATGATGCATTATATGAGGCAATCGATATCTATCTGCAGGTTGCTTATCTACTTTTTCCTTTTACATCATAAGTTCTGCAAGTCCTCTATTTAAACGCGGTTGTCTTAGTCTTCAGTAGATATGTCTCATTCTGTTGAATCAAAACAGCTCTTCTTTGTGTTACCATGCCTCAATATCATATTGGACCTATATTGCTAGCTAATATAATCAAATAGTGGTCTTTTCCAATATATATCATGAGCAAATTAAGAAATATATCTTTGTGTAACTGTACAATGGAAGTCAGCTGTTTTGGATACCATTTTTGAagttagggtagaaggttagtagataGTTGAGCGTTGTTAGTTTCTCTTATTAGTAGGATTATTAGTAAATCTCCCTCTATTGTATTCTTCGGTTTTACTACTACATGTTCTCTTTGCTTTGTTTATCGTACTATTTGTGGTTGCTACtgttctcttctcctttattttctaTATGCTTCACTTAAGTCAAGGGTCTATCAGAGACAACCTCTACCTCCACAAGGTGGGATAAGGCTACGTACACACCACCCTccctcacttgtgggattacaatGGCTATGTTGTTGTAACAACAAATACAATAACTATGCGTCAATCTCTAGCAAATTGCAATCGGTTATATTATTCCTCATTGTTTATTCCAAGTGAAAATATTACCATCTAATATAAGTTTTTGGTGATGGACTTGTAGATTAAGAGGGATAGGAGAAAGAAGACCCTTTATGATCGACCGAGGATTAGATGGGGGGGGGGGCTAACTCCCGCCTTTTCTCAGGAGATGGGGGAGAAGTTGAATGGTTAGGGGCCTGGAGTAGTAACGGGGATGTGAACAACATGTGGGACATGACAGCTGGTTGCATTAGAAAAGCAGCTGTCGAGGTTCTTGGGGTATTGAGAGGAATCTTTGGTGGTCGTCaaggagactggtggtggaatggagaagtacaagGCAAAGTGAAAGCCAAGAAGATTGCCTATACGGAGTGGTTGGAGTGTGTGGATGAGGAGGAGAAGAATAGGCTTAAAGATATCTATACGAAGGCAAAGACGGAAGTGAAGTCGGCGATCACCAGTGCTAAGacgacagcttttgaacgcaTGTATGTTGATTTAGGGAAAAAAGGTAGGGATAAGAGATTGTATAGGTTCACCAAAGCGAGAGAGAGAAAAGCGCGCGACCTGGATCTagtaaagtgcatcaaggaCGAGAAAGGTGAAGTTTAGTGGATGAGACTTCTATCAAGCAAAGGTGGCAAACTTACTTCCACAGATTCCTAAATGAAAAAGGAGACAGAGACATTGTACTAGGAGATTTGGCGTACTCGCATAGTCTTCGAGACTTTGGGTACTGCAGGTGTtttaaggttgaggaggttagacATGCTGTTAGCAAAATGAAGAAGGGGAGAGCGACAGGGCTCGATGAGATTTCGGTGGACTTTTGGAAGAGCACTGACAAGgaaggtttggagtggttgactaagtagtttaatattattttaaagacTGCTAAGATGCCTgatgaatggaggtggagtactatggttccattgtacaagaacaagggtgatatccaaaactgtaataattacaGGGGTATCAAACTACTAAGACACACTATGAAGATTTgggagagtggtggagatgagggtgaggagatgagtgtcaatctcagagaaccagttcggaatCATGCCGGGACGATCGACTActgaagcaatccatcttatgcggagactggtggagaaatttagagaaatgaAAAGGGATctccatatggtgttcatttaccttgaaaaggcttatgacagTTTCGAGGGTTGTTCTCTGGAggtgtctggaggctaaaggtgtcccgatgatgtatattagggcgataaaTGACATGTATACTGGAGCCAAGATTCGGGTTAGGATGGTGAGAGGTGACTCAGAGCATTTTCTTATTGAGGTGGGACTACACCAAGGATCGGTGCTGAGCCCTATTCTTCTTGCCTTGGTTATGGATGATCTGACACGgtctattcaggaggaggttccatggtgtatgatATTTGCGAACGatatagttttgattgatgagattCGGGAcggagttaatgataggttggaggtttggagacaaacgctggagtctaaaggattcagattgagtaggaccaaaacagaatacttggagtacAAATTTAGTGTTACTATGGATGAAGAGGGcagggaagtgaggcttgccacccAAACCTATCCCCAAGACAGAAAACCTcaaatatcttggatccatcatctAGAATAGTAgggacatcgatgatgatgtcacgcatCGCATTGGGGCAGCATGGTTGAAATGGAGGCTAGCCTCTGGagtcctgtgtgataagaaggtaccgCCTAAACTTAAAGACAAGTTCTACAGAATGGTTGTTAGACCAGcgttgttatatggagtggagtgttggtcagtaaagaactctcatgtttaGAAGATGTATATTGcggagatggatgtgtggacacactaggagtgataCGTTCAGAAATGAGGTTATTGGGGAGAAGATAAGAGTGGCATTCGTGgtcgacaagatgagagaagtaagactgagatggtttgggcatgtgcagaggaggggtGTCGATGCCTCAGTTAGAAAGTGCGAGCGGTTAGATTTGGGGGTTATGCGAAGGGGTAGGgatagaccgaaaaagtattagagagaggtgattagacaagatatgacggtactccatatcaccgagacatgaccttagatagaaaagagtggAGGTCACGGATTAGGGTAGAATGGTGTCTTACCGTGTGTCGGTTTagggtggtcgtaggtctaagcatgcctttatagttgtgttgctattgcctttgattattgcggtactttgctatagttattgttcatggtttgtaaattttgcattgcattttatttttatttttatttttatttatttattttattttattatttttctttttttcttttttcttaatgctatatatattatttttttctctcgtACTTGGAAGTTGGAACTGTGACTTTCAAGCCAATGGTCTTttgaaaacagcctctctatctccatgaggtcgtggtaaggtttgcgtatattttacccttcccagactccacttgtgggattccattgggttgttgttgtgtCGCTCCATTTTTGAAGCTTATGGTCTTAAAATATACCAACTGTTTGTCTTAACTGCAGGCACACTCAAGCTTGACAAAAGCTGAGAGAAAACATTTGTGTGGTCTCATGGATGTCAGGAAATTAACAATGGATGCATCTATGCATGCAGCACAAAATGAACGGTTGCCTCTCCGGACAGTCGTTCAAGTCCTGTTCTTTGAGCAAATTAGAGCAGCTGCTGGAGTTCAGACCTTAAATCACAGAAATACTGATGCTGTAGATTCCACTAGGAAGACTGAAGAATATTGGCAGAAAACATTACTAGAAAAGCAGAACGTATCGAAGCCATTGAGTGAAATAAAGATAAAAGGTGAAGATCCACAGAAGAACATGAAGTTGGTTAAGAAGGCTAGCAAAAACAGAAGTAGTGGACCACAGTTGATGCCATCAAGATCAAGGAGAATATTTGACAAGCTGTTTGTTGGTAAGGTGTCTGGTAACGGCGAAAACCGGAGCTCTGAGACATCTGGTAGTTCTCAGAGTCCAACCTTAAGGATTATTCAAGGAGAAATGAAGTCATCTAGTTCATGTTCAAGAAATAGGAGGAACTCAATTTCATAAGTAATTCATGTAGTCTTTTAGATTCATCCATGTGTGTAAGAATCCAATTTGTGTAAAAAGTGGTAAACTTTGTTGAAGTAGTTAAGATGTTTAATCATCATagtactccctctatttcaatTTGATTGTTCTGTTTTGATTTGACACGGAGCTTAAGAAAGTAGAgaagatttttgtttttgtaattttaaattaaagatacgtggaatgtactaaaATGTATTTTAATCTCAATGGTTCAAATATGTCATGTTGATAGTTGAAATTAAAAAAGTTGtcgaaaaaagaaagaaacatttttttttgaaacggcctttaaaagaaaagtagagaaaataaattgaaatggagggagtaatagTGCATAGCATTGCTGCAAAACATGTTATTCTTGGATGCATTCTCCTTTGGTATCTTTTAGTTTATTGTACTCTTTAGTTTCACCCATCCtgtaaattaaatttattttcttgaatagcTTTTATTTCCAGTTTCCTTTTAACCTTcactttattttcttgattataCACATTGTCTAGTTTTTGTTTGAGATTTGAGATGCAGTATTAATATGTGAATACTAAATTATTGACACTGGTTATTTTTCAAACATTTGaatgtatataatttaattttatttaaaaattaatatgtataaaatttaataaatacaaaaattaatctaatattatatcaatcaagtatgtttttaaaaattataggtGATTTATAGTTTTGATGGATGATAGTGATAATTAATGGCTTGGTAAATAATGATGGTAGCTGGTGATACACAATAGTGATGATTGTTGGTTGTAATTAATGGTTATTATGTTAATAGTTTTGTTGATGATGATAGTAAATGATGGTTAGCGATGGTGAAGATTGATAATGattgaaaaaaatgatgatTATGACTGAAAATGATGATTATCATGTGGGACATTGAAATAAAAGAGTTACTACCTCCGTCTCATATTAGATGAGCACTTTCAACTTTACACGGtgattaagaaatcattaatacatTAGAAGACTTTAACATTTTGccctttgtttatatcaatgcaatatacatagagcatagaaatagctagtattgagaattgtttacattcaaaagactatattaattgtaggggtaaagcagaaaaaatttaattaatttcatcttcatttagtaagtgatcaagtaatatgagataaacatttttagtaagatgcccatctaatatgggacggagATGGTACTTAATATAAAAAGTCATATTCCTTTGCATTAATAGGAATAAAACCGTTAAATCTGTAAATGATTAAGAACTTTGCATTCATTAAAAAATGgagtttttgaaaaaagaatatTTAACCTTTTCTATTCTTCCTTTTTCCCCACTTAATTTGGTCTACATACAGGATTCACTGGATCTTGTactcataaataatttattagacGATCAAATGTTTCTTGTTAAGTATTTTTGTTAACATCATTGTCTCTCTTATGGATATATACCGTTGGGTCTAACTAGTATATcgattaaaatatattatcaatatat
The genomic region above belongs to Solanum dulcamara chromosome 5, daSolDulc1.2, whole genome shotgun sequence and contains:
- the LOC129888931 gene encoding BTB/POZ domain-containing protein NPY1 — translated: MKFMKLGSKPDTFQDQGKGVRYVPSELATDVTIIVGEVIFYLHKFPLLSMSNSLQKLVSKANEENSDVIQLVDFPGGPKAFEICAKFCYGMTVTLNPYNVVAARCAAEYLEMTEEVDRGNLIFKIEVFLNSSVFRSWKDSIIVLQTTKSLLPWSEDLKVVGRCIDSIASKTSMDPSSIAWSYTYNRKVAVSDKITEVGMKFPGKLESVPKDWWVEDICELEIELYKRVMVAVKSKGRMDGSVIGEALRTYAMRWLPDSIEALVSEAHSRRNKSLLETIICLLPSDKGVTCSCSFLLKLLKVAILVGADDSSRDELVKSISLKLDEASVNDLLIPARSPQTNVYDVELVKCLVNRFMARERSSRDKNIPPKSTNDFILGHASWLKVGKLIDGYLAEIARDPNVSLSIFIELLQSIPDSARPIHDALYEAIDIYLQAHSSLTKAERKHLCGLMDVRKLTMDASMHAAQNERLPLRTVVQVLFFEQIRAAAGVQTLNHRNTDAVDSTRKTEEYWQKTLLEKQNVSKPLSEIKIKGEDPQKNMKLVKKASKNRSSGPQLMPSRSRRIFDKLFVGKVSGNGENRSSETSGSSQSPTLRIIQGEMKSSSSCSRNRRNSIS